Below is a window of Desulfuribacillus stibiiarsenatis DNA.
CTATCTTAAGACCCATATCTTTATCAAGATGCTGAATGCCAATAACATAATCTTTATAAAAACGAAATTGCTTTGAATTATTAGTATTGTGATTTCCATTGTCGAAGATAACTCTAGTCTCAAAATCGAAATTCATCTTTTCTGCAGCGTAACGAGCTGGTCCCTCGTATTTATAAAAAAGTGCATTCCGTTTATTATCTACACCTTCTCCTAGTAACGTAATCTTACTAGTACCATCATCATATAAAACTTGTCCTCTTGTCTTAATTTCCGTTGGAAACGTTATATATTTTTCTCGTTCCGAATTAATCTTTTCTTGATACTGTACAATTACCTCTGGTTGTACTAACTCTGGCAGATTCTTACTTATTGAGCTTAAAGCAACAAGGTTAACTTCAGCTGTATCTAGCAGTAAATTTTCTATACCACGGTCTATCTCGTCTTTTAGTCTAGGATAAACAATGTCTTTAACTTTACTAGTATAAGCAACTCTAATTTCTTCAATTTCTTTGAACATTTTTGATTGAGCATAGCTCTCTAGTTTGCTGTGTAGTACGTAAATGTTATCAAGGGTTGATATGACCTGATTATAATTAGGATCTTCAAAGCTTACGTCATTAACATTATTCTTCACGGCCTCTAACTCTGATACGAGTTTATTAAGGTTTTCTTTTAATTTATTCGCGTTACTTAGTAGTTCCTCCGTTATCTTGTGCCTTCCATAACCAAACTTTAGAGTTTCAGGATCCATTCCTAAGATAGTATTATATGATTTAACTGCTTCTTCAATTTCTAAATTTTCCATTGCAGCTCGCGCTTTGTCCATTTCCTTCTTATAGCTAGAATCATTTCCACTACAAGCACTCAATAAGAGAATGGTAAAGATCAACAGTAAATACTTGAAACTATTATTCATTTGTCACACCTCCTTCAGTCAATTTATCCTCTGTTTTATGTGCAACATATTTTCGGTATATAAAGTAACCTGCTACAATTAGAAGTATTGCTATTAAATAGTTTATGATATTTGACCCTTTCGCCTTATATATGACTATTGTATTTCTTCCGTCTATACGAATTTTATTCTTTTTACCATCAACAAATAATACACCTTCAGACATGTATTCCACGTTGCTTGGTAGAGTAATAACTAAACCTACTGAATTTTTGTCAAAATTATTGATATTCAAAAGCGCATAATCTTTATACTTTTCTAATTCATCTTTCGATACGTTGTTATTGTTTTGGTCTTTTAGATTGTTTAATAAAGACGGTTTATAGTCCATGAAGTCTTCTACTGTGACTAATAAATAGGACTTGTCTAATTGAGTTACGTTTTCAAACTCAAGATTCGCAGTAAATGCGTTATTTTTGGTAGAAATACTATTTACTTTTATTACTTGTTTACCAACTTCAGTGTTAATTTTAGCTATCTCTTTTTCTAACTCCTTCTTGACTTCTTCAGGTGGAATCAAGCTACCAGTTGCAATGGTGTAGGTTGCTTTTCCCGATCCATCTGGATTTAAACTTACTTGAATGTCAGCGCATCCAGTAAGCAGCATGACTAGCAGCATTGCACTCAATAATAATACATAAATATTTTTCTTCACTTTCTACAGCTCCTTTTGTCAAGTATCATTTTCCGAAATGCAATAATCCAAGCGTAATCCCATTAAGAGAAAATAGCGTTTTATTGCAACATATAACATTTCTAAATGATGCTGTAAAAATCCTTCTATTTTACAAAGCTTGTCAAATTTCGACAAATTGTTACATTAGTGTTTTGTTTATTTTGCACATTTATGTTGAATTAGGCTAAAAATATTGTCTGCCTGCCATGGTTTAAAATCATAAAAACGACACTCATATTGAGCGTCGTTCTAACTACCTCAGAACTTTATTAATAAAATCTAAACAGGTGCCGTTAGGTTATATTTCACAATATTGACACATAATAATAATTGACATCTTATATCCTATGATATAGGATGTGACTAAATAAAACTTTAGTGCTTGGGAGCAAGGACAATCAACTTAGGGTTGGTTCGTCGTTGCTCCTTTTGCATTTACCAAAATATCATACAACAATAATAGTCTTCTTAGTTCAGTTGAAATAGAAATTTCACCCTTATCTTTTAAATCCGCTAAGTTAGCTATTAGAAATCGTTTTACTGTCTCTAGTTCTAAATCTTTAATATGATAGGAGATTGTTGCATATATTTTATTTCTTTTACTATCCATTTTGCAGATTTCTTCGACACTTGTTTTTCTTTTAGTTAGTATCGATGATTGATTGATACTGTCATAGTGCTCATCGAAATTTGTGCATTCAGATATTTTGTTAATAAGTTTTGCTTTTTCTGAAGTGTGCAGGTTACTGTTCTCTATTAAGTTTTCATCTAATATTTTATTAATGGGGAATCTTCCGTTTCGACTAACTGCAAATCTCATTCTAGTATCATTACTTATTTCATCAGTATCAGAAATGTAATCCAGGCAATAACTTACAATGTCAGGAATTTGAAATATATATTTAGCATCCCCAAGAGCTACAACAAGATTTCTATTTTGAATATTTTCTTCTAAATTATCTAATTCCTCTGGTGATATAAGAACTGACTTTAACGTTCCTTTCTTACCTCTGTCAACTATAAGTTTTTTAACTATCTGTTGGTATTTTCTTAGTTCTGTAGGTGCTATCCCCTGATTTATCTTACTAATTTTATCGTATATCAATTTGTAGTTGTCTGTTTTTATCACTTTAAGTTTGCAGCCCAGATCTCTTTCACTTATTACTTCTTGGATTAGCTGGTCTTCCCCCTGTTTCCTTTCAATTATTATAAGGCGATTTTCTAATATTTGAAGTTCTTGATCATTTAATGATCTTGTGAAATCACTTATGATTTTTCTTACGTTTACATCTGTTAGAGAATATCCCATGAATATAATAGGGGAGTGCATCATCATAGATATTATTTTTGCACTGATTAGCACAGAGTTTTTATCAAATCTTTCATAATCTTTTTCCGAAATAACAATATCAGTTGGACTTTCTACGCACCCATGTAATTTATATAGTTCAGCGCTCCCGAAAGTTTCTTGGAAGAAACCTTTTTGACCGATATATTTAGTTACTTTATTTCTACTTATCTCGTTATAAGAATTCTCTATAAAACAATCATAATTAGTTGTTAAAATAATCTGAGTCTTCATAAGCATATTCTTAAAGGAATTATATTCTTCTAATAGTTTCTCCTTTATAGTATATTGACTGAATCTTTTTGATATTGCCATTTTAAATGGGGATATTTTAGTTTGATAAGCATCTTTCTGATTAAAGTTTGGTAAGGTAATTGAACCACTATTAAATGCTTCGTTAAATGACTCTTCCAAGATGGTTCCCATTCTTATATTTGAATAATGTTCTAATTCCTTTTCTGATAACCCAGGATTAACTGCCTTTAAAGAATCTATGTTTTTATTAAATTCCCCATAAAAGTTAAGACCAAAGCCAACTGCGTTCCAAAATTCTTCTAATAAGCCAGTCCAATTCGGAAACCCATCTAGATAACGCTTTGAAATACCCGAACCAATAAATACTAACGGAAACTCATTGTTCTCAATTAAATCGTCTAATATTGTCCTCATACAATCTCTCCCGTTTTTTATAAATAGTAACATATTTTAGCAAAAAAAATAAGACTCTTCCTTATGACAAAGTCTGATTTCTTCAGTTCGCAAACGTATTGACTACAAGATTGCGAACCTTTAGTAGCTTGTGAAATGTTATTTTTAGCTAGAGCCAATATGTAAATTTAGTATATTTTTGGAAGTTAAATTTCCTGCCTTATGTAATTTTTACAAATTTCGACAAATTATTTGAAAATAGCATGTTATTATATGGAAATAGAAATAAGAAAGGACTGATATATATAAGCTCTAAAGTTTAAATACACATGAATAAAATCGATACTAAAAAGGAGCATTATACTATGAATGGAAGAGTATTAATGGTTTCAGTTGTTCTCTGCTTAATAATACTTACTGGATTTTCGAGCTTGAATAAAATTGATTCAATAAAAATCAACTACGCTAACTCCAATCAAGAAAAAATATTATCAGATTTGTCAAAGAAGCCTCTATCTAAAGTATTTGAAGAAATTAATATTATTAGCGGTGATGGTATAAACAACTCAAATTTAATAGCTCATGCTAATACTGTATCTAAAAGGTTAAATGAGATATCTGATGAAGAAGTAGTAAAAAATATTAAAGATGAATCAAATAGTAATAATCTTAAAATAATCTTAATTCAATCTTTACAAAATCAGTCAGGTAATTTAGATAAAAATATTGATTCCGAATTTTTGAAAATGGTAAAAAATAAAAACATAGATAAGGAAGTTAGAGAAAATCTGATTTGGACGCTTAACAATAATTCTGCAACAACAAGTACTCTTGAAGATATCGTATTTAATGATGATGAAAAACTAGCATTCCAAGCAATGAAAAAAATAA
It encodes the following:
- a CDS encoding SIR2 family protein — encoded protein: MRTILDDLIENNEFPLVFIGSGISKRYLDGFPNWTGLLEEFWNAVGFGLNFYGEFNKNIDSLKAVNPGLSEKELEHYSNIRMGTILEESFNEAFNSGSITLPNFNQKDAYQTKISPFKMAISKRFSQYTIKEKLLEEYNSFKNMLMKTQIILTTNYDCFIENSYNEISRNKVTKYIGQKGFFQETFGSAELYKLHGCVESPTDIVISEKDYERFDKNSVLISAKIISMMMHSPIIFMGYSLTDVNVRKIISDFTRSLNDQELQILENRLIIIERKQGEDQLIQEVISERDLGCKLKVIKTDNYKLIYDKISKINQGIAPTELRKYQQIVKKLIVDRGKKGTLKSVLISPEELDNLEENIQNRNLVVALGDAKYIFQIPDIVSYCLDYISDTDEISNDTRMRFAVSRNGRFPINKILDENLIENSNLHTSEKAKLINKISECTNFDEHYDSINQSSILTKRKTSVEEICKMDSKRNKIYATISYHIKDLELETVKRFLIANLADLKDKGEISISTELRRLLLLYDILVNAKGATTNQP